A section of the Lutra lutra chromosome 3, mLutLut1.2, whole genome shotgun sequence genome encodes:
- the KCTD4 gene encoding BTB/POZ domain-containing protein KCTD4 — translation MERKINRREKEKEYEGKHNSLEDADQGQNCKSTLMTLNVGGYLYITQKQTLTKYPDTFLEGIVNGKILCPFDADGHYFIDRDGLLFRHVLNFLRNGELLLPEGFRENQLLAQEAEFFQLKGLAEEVKSRWEKEQLTPRETTFLEITDNHDRSQGLRIFCNAPDFISKIKSRIVLVSKSRLDGFPEEFSISSNIIQFKYFIKSENGTRLVLKEDNTFVCTLETLKFEAIMMALKCGFRLLTSLDCSKGSIVHSDALHFIK, via the coding sequence atggagcgtaaaataaacagaagagaaaaagaaaaggagtatgAAGGCAAACACAACAGCCTGGAAGATGCTGATCAAGGACAGAACTGCAAGTCCACACTGATGACCCTCAACGTTGGTGGATATTTATACATTACTCAAAAACAAACACTGACCAAGTACCCAGACACTTTCCTTGAAGGTAtagtaaatggaaaaatactcTGCCCGTTTGATGCTGATGGTCACTATTTCATAGACAGGGATGGACTCCTCTTCAGACATGTCCTAAACTTCCTACGAAATGGAGAACTTCTACTGCCTGAAGGGTTTCGAGAAAATCAACTTCTTGCACAAGAAGCAGAATTCTTTCAGCTCAAGGGACTGGCGGAGGAAGTGAAATCCAGGTGGGAAAAAGAACAGCTAACACCCAGAGAGACTACTTTCTTGGAAATAACAGATAACCATGATCGCTCACAAGGACTGAGAATTTTCTGTAATGCTCCTGATTTCATATCAAAAATCAAATCTCGCATTGTTCTGGTGTCCAAAAGCAGGCTGGATGGATTTCCAGAGGAGTTTTCAATATCATCAAATATCATTCAATTCAAATACTTCATAAAGTCTGAAAATGGCACTCGACTTGTACTAAAGGAAGACAACACCTTTGTCTGTACCCTGGAAACTCTCAAGTTTGAGGCTATAATGATGGCCTTAAAGTGTGGCTTTAGACTGCTGACCAGCCTGGATTGTTCCAAAGGGTCAATTGTTCACAGCGATGCACTTCATTTTATCAAGTAA